CTTCGAGAATCGGCTGGCCGACAATGGCCAGATGCGAGTTGATGCGCTTCAAGTCGCGCAGGATGTCGAGATGCAGGCTGCTGGTCTGAATGCTCTCGATGCGCCCCGAACGCAGGCGCGACAGATGATTCTCCGCCGCACTCTTCTCCATTTCCCGGAACAGGCGCTTTTCCTCGAATAGCTGGCGCGCCAGCTTGATGTCGCCCGACATGAACACGTTCATGGCGAGTTCGAGATTGTGCGTCAGGCGTTCATGGAGCTTGTCGAGTTCCTGCGTGCCCTCAGGCGAGAATTTCAGCTGGTACTTCACCTTCTTCGCGGCAAGGTCCATGAGGTTCTTGTCGACGATGTCGCCTATATGCTCGAGATTGGTGATGAAGGTGATGAGGTCGAGCACGCGCTTCTGATCGGCCGGATCCATCAATTCGCGGCTGACGCCGGTGAGATAGAGCTTGATCGCCTCATTGAGTCGGTCGATCTGCGTGTCGAGGTCGCTCACCTGCTTGATGAGGCGCCGATCATCGGAGCGGAACACTTCCAGCGACTGGCGCAGCATCTGTCCCACGAGATCACCCATGCGCAGCGCCTCGCGCCCGGCATTTGCAAGTGCAATGGTCGGCTGGTCGACGGGACCTTGCGACAGATAGCGCGGCTTGCCTGGATCATCGGCGCCGGATTGATCGGGCAGCAGGCGCGCGGTCAGCCGCGCCACAGGCCCGGTGAAGCCGATGAAGATCACCGCCAGTGCCAGGTTGAAGGCGACATGATAGTTGAGCGCCTGGCGCACCGGGGCCGCCTCCAGCATCGCAAGATAAGACTGCACGATCCCGATAAGCGGTACGGCAAGACAAACACCGATTACGCGGAAGATAAGATTGCCGAGCGGCACACGACGTGCCTCGGGCGGTTCGCCGGAGGTGGCAAGGATGGGCATGACGGCGCTGCCGAGATTGGCCCCGAGGATGAGCGCAAAGCCGAGATCGACCGGCACCATGGATTTCGCCATGAAGCTGATAACCAGCAGCACGACCGCAAGGCTGGAGGTCGAAAGCACGGTGAGGGCTGCTCCCACCAGCACGCCGAAGACCGGCGCATCGCTCATCAGCTTCAGCACCTGCGGCAGGAGCGGCGCGTTGCGGACAGGCTCGGCCGCCTCGGTGATGAGATGGAGGCCCAGCAAGGCGATGCCGAGGCCGACGATGGCGCGGCCGAGATCGCGCACCTTGGAATCCTCGAACTTGCTGAACATCACCCAGCCGATGACGATCATCAGCGGCGAGATCCAGCCCACCTTGAAGGAATAGGCCTGCGCCACCAGGCTGGTGCCGAGATCGGCCCCCAGCATGACGGCAAGGGCACCGGCCGTCGTCACCAGCTTGCGCGACGCAAAGGAAGCCGAGAGCAGCGCCGTGGCACTCGAAGATTGCAGCAGGCAGGTGATGCCGAGGCCGGAGAGGAAGGCGCTGAAACGGTTGCTGGTGGCGAGGCTGAGGCTCTGGCGCAGCCTGGCGCCATAGGCGCGCAGCACGCCTGTCCGCACCATGCGCAGGCCCCAGAGCAGGAGCGCCGCCGCGCCGAATAGATTGAGCAGAAAGATCATGCCGGTATCGCCTCAATTTTTCCGCGCCGGGCTAGTACGCCCGACTCAGCTTCTGTCACGAAACTGTAACATACTGGGGCTGGCGATGGC
This genomic interval from Rhodospirillaceae bacterium contains the following:
- a CDS encoding Na/Pi cotransporter family protein; amino-acid sequence: MIFLLNLFGAAALLLWGLRMVRTGVLRAYGARLRQSLSLATSNRFSAFLSGLGITCLLQSSSATALLSASFASRKLVTTAGALAVMLGADLGTSLVAQAYSFKVGWISPLMIVIGWVMFSKFEDSKVRDLGRAIVGLGIALLGLHLITEAAEPVRNAPLLPQVLKLMSDAPVFGVLVGAALTVLSTSSLAVVLLVISFMAKSMVPVDLGFALILGANLGSAVMPILATSGEPPEARRVPLGNLIFRVIGVCLAVPLIGIVQSYLAMLEAAPVRQALNYHVAFNLALAVIFIGFTGPVARLTARLLPDQSGADDPGKPRYLSQGPVDQPTIALANAGREALRMGDLVGQMLRQSLEVFRSDDRRLIKQVSDLDTQIDRLNEAIKLYLTGVSRELMDPADQKRVLDLITFITNLEHIGDIVDKNLMDLAAKKVKYQLKFSPEGTQELDKLHERLTHNLELAMNVFMSGDIKLARQLFEEKRLFREMEKSAAENHLSRLRSGRIESIQTSSLHLDILRDLKRINSHLAIVGQPILEAAGELSPTRLK